The sequence TCTCTGGAATGACAAAGCACACCAAAGTAATGGCAATAAATACGATTGTATTTCTATAGTTCAACATGTAACTTCCCTACAAAATAGGTCGGACATCCTAAACTTGACATCTAATTTGTCAAATTATGCAACAAACCACTTATGACAATAAGTTACTGTTATTTAAAACTTAATAAACGCATGTCAGAAAATTCGTACAACCTTTTCCGCCAAAGGCTACGAACTAATATTTGAGGATTTGATGTGGGACAACACAATTAAACTTGGGCAATAAACTCATCAATAAAATATATGTAATTATATAACTTTATGAAGGTCTAAACATTATCAACAACGATACATCACACGAAAATTGATGTTGCTTTGTTATAACGACGTGTAAAAAACAAGCATAATAATCTAGATGTAAAGAAAAAAGTCAAACTACAAAAGAACATCTAACTGATATATTTAAAAATAATACAAATAGAACCATTTATTTAACCATTTTTAGTCGAGGTGTCTAACGATAATCGTTACCCTAAATAGGAATAATTACAATATAAGGCCTCTAAAACATAATAAACTGATATCACAAGCCAAGCGTATGTATTCGGAAAATAAAGTGCTCGATATTTGGGCTACCTGTGTCGCGTTTGGTTATCTATTATTCCAACTTAACTACACACAAACTAAACCATTTACTAGGTTTTGAGCAGTCACACGACTGTTGATTATGGCGAACGCTCACTAAACATCAGCATTCAACTCATCATTGGTGGCCCCGAGTCTGAGAGTGCGCGGTTAATTACCACGTTCGAACCAAAATCTAGCACTGCTGCGCCTTTTCAAACCAGCGTCACCAGTAACATACAAGTTCAAGGGCGGGTCGACTCAAAGATCACCTTCTCGTTAACCGAAATTACACCAACAACTAAGCACTAGAAGCTTATTTAAATCGTGAGTTACCACAGACGGGTAGCTTGGTATCCGGCAAATCAGCGGAAGTCGATGATGATGAAATCTTCATGTACCTAACCCTCGCATTCGGCGAGAAGATGGGGGTTATTCCTAAGTGTTAGGGTGCTCGCTGCTACTGGTTGCTACCATAACGGATAAAAACAACAGGTTTACCGACTGTTGTTAAACAAACATCAGGGATGTGTTGCTTTCGATTTATTTACAAATTAGCCCTAGTACTAAATGAAAAAGCGCCTTTCGGCGCTTATTGTATTTGACTTACCTGAATAAAAGAGATCACAAGTTTAACTGTCTATGCATCACTGTTATTGGTTTACAGCTAATTAATGCATTAACTAGAGCTTCAGATAAATACAACCCACTTTCATCATATGTTATGTGAGAAGTGCTATCTGATGACTGCCCTTTCGGAACAGCTTGAATGAATTCATACCCATAATTTTCTTTTGATGAGACACTCACCATTGCGTGGTGTGACTCAAATACTTCATCTAGGTTCAAATCATCACTTACATATAGCCCTGGGTATATTGTAAAGTCGAAAAGAAGGTCTGGAGTTTTAAGTAAGCTATCTACTTTTACATTATGTGAGAAAAGCTCGGACCCTAAGTATGTTTGTTTTTTCCAGTTCATTTACACCACCTTCACTTCATTAAAAGCAACGCCGGTAAAGCCATTGGATTCAAACAATTTCTTTACTCTTTCATTAGCAATGATATGGTCAGGGCACTCAGAACAACGAAAGATGTCATGCATAACATTAACTTTACTCAGTTTGTCTTTATCCAAAACTGTTTGAACTAAGCTAGTGTAGGCATCATAGTCATCATCGAATCTTTTAGCTCCGGATTCATTGATGTTCAAAACAGGATAACGAGCAAAGACATTCATAAACCAGTAATCATTGTAAATAGTATCATCTACGTCCACCTCTGCCGGAAGTAACTGAATGCCGCTAATTTGTTGCGATAACAGTTGTTGAACCACTTTTTTATGAGGCAAAAAGTCAATCGCTTTCAACATATCAGACATTTGACGCTGCTCGTAAACTTCATCAACACTTACCTTTATAGGAGTAGTGTAAGCCTTAATATTAGGGTTGTAGATATCATGAACACGATACCTAACCTCTTCTGTAGAAAATGACGCCTCATCTTCTATAAACTTCCATTCCATATGATAATAGTTCATTTATTTACCTATCTGCGTTTTATTAACTCTTGGCAAAGGTGCAACATTACCGCTTATATCACGTAAATCATGGCTTGTTCCGTTTAACCTATGAATACACGCCCCATGCGTAATCAATTTTTCTGATTCTTTAAGTTGGTTACGACATCCTTTGTTACCAGAAAGATAGTCATCTCCCCATATTTCTGGCCTTGAAATAATTCCTCGCATCGGCCGTTTGCCGCCTATATTCATATTCATCAACTCGATAATATCTTTAGATATTTCTTCAACTAATTTATGCAGCGTATTCTGATCACCCTTACACGCTTTGCCTGCTTTAATTATGGCTTCAAGCTTCTTCAGGCTAGCTTTCACAGATTGTGTATATGGGTCAGGGTGGTTACTATTGTGAATCTGGACACCTAAATCACAGCCAAGTTCTGGAAGCATAGGCAGTACAGTAATATTATGCTTTTCATTAAGATCATATCCAACTTGAGGTAAGAACTCAAAAAGGAAGTGGTTTTGCTTCATTTCATTGACTGTAATAAGATGATGCGCAGCAAGAACACCGCTTGGTGCGTCCTTTCCATATGCCTTAGTTCCTTTAATATGACGTGGTCGAGTATAGGAACCATTCTGTTTGTCATAGATCAGCCTGTACCACGGGTGCTTATATTGACTGCCATACCCTAAGAATTTCCACGGATTATGCTGTTTGTCTTCATAAGTGGCATTTTTAAAATTTCCACCTCTTTTTGTATACCCATAGCTAGGGTGGCCTTTTTCGTAAAGTTCTCCCTGATAGCCTTTCTCTGCGCCACAGTACTCGTCGCCCTCATCGGCGGTCTTCTTGCCTTTCTTCTTACCACGCTTTTTGTCTTTAGGGCGAATAGGCTTTCCACACAGTGAACATTTCCCACGCTCCAGTTTAGTCTCATCGTCTTTAGGCTTCTCTTTATGGTTAT comes from Vibrio bathopelagicus and encodes:
- a CDS encoding imm11 family protein, producing the protein MNYYHMEWKFIEDEASFSTEEVRYRVHDIYNPNIKAYTTPIKVSVDEVYEQRQMSDMLKAIDFLPHKKVVQQLLSQQISGIQLLPAEVDVDDTIYNDYWFMNVFARYPVLNINESGAKRFDDDYDAYTSLVQTVLDKDKLSKVNVMHDIFRCSECPDHIIANERVKKLFESNGFTGVAFNEVKVV